CAGGCCGCGCACCACGTGCAGGCGGCGCATCGCCTCGGCGATGGCCTCCACCAGCGGCGCGACTTCGGTCAATGTGCCGGCGCCTCGGGTGCCGGCGGCAGCGGCGCGGGCGAGGTGGTGGTCGATCTGGTGCTGCATCACCGCGCAGCGCGCGAGCAGGAAATCGGCGCTGTCGACGTGGCCGGCGAGGCGGAGCTGTTCGGCCTCGTCGATGATCAGCGCCAGCGGCGTGCGCAGATTGTGCGCCAGGTTGCCGGATTCGGTTCGCGCGCGCGCGATCAGGCTCGCCTGGCCCTCCAGCAGCGCGTTGAAGCGGTTGACCACGGGGGAGAATTCGGCGGGCACCGCAGGGTCCAGCCGGTCGACCTCGCCATGGCGCAGCCGGTCCACCTCCTCGCCCAGCCGCCGCACCGGCGCGAGCCCGAAGCGGACGAGTGCCGCGGCGCCGCCCAGCAGCAGCAGCCCGACTGCGATCATCGACAGTGTGAGGTCGCTGCGGAACGCGGCGATCTGCCCGTCGATCAGCGCCCGCGCCGAGGCAATGGTGAAGATGGCGGTGCGGCCGTTGCCCAGCCCCACCCGCGTGCTGCGCTGAAGCAGCGGCTCTCGCGCGTCGCCGCCCGCGCGCCACATGCCGTCGGCGGCGCCGGATGTCAGCGCGCGGTCCTGCAGCGAGCGTGATCGCGCGACGTCGCCGCGGCCGGCATCGACCTGCCAGTAGAGCCCCGATCCGCCGACGTTGAACAGTGGGTCCGACAGCGGCTGCGCCACCCGCAGCCGGCCATCCGGCCCCCGGCTCGTCATCGCGATCAGCTCGTCGAGATGATGGTCGAGTTCGCTCTTGAACCGGTCGGTGGTGTGGACGCCATAGAGATTGCCGATGAACAGCCCGGCGAGCAGCATCGCCACCACCACCGCGACCGCGGAGCTGACCAGCAGGCGAAGCCACAGGCTGTGCCGTGCGGCGCCCGTCATGGCACCAGCCGGTAACCGAGGCCGCGCACCGTCGTCACCCGCTCGCGCCCGATCTTGCGGCGCAGCCGGCCGACCAGCACCTCGATCGCATTGGCGTCCCGGTCGCTGTCCAGCCGGTAGAGATTGTCGAGGATGGTCTGGCGGGTCAGCGTGCGGCCGGCATTGTAGAGCAGCAATTGCAGCAGGCGGAATTCGCTGGCGGTCAGCGTCAGCGCTTCGCCGTCCAGCCACGCCTCGCTGCTGGCCGGGTCGAGCGCCAGCGGCCCGGCGGTGATCCGCGTCGCGCTGTGGCCGGCGGCGCGACGGGCGAGCGCGTGGAGGCGCGCGATCAGTTCCTCGGTGCGCACCGGCTTGACGATGAAGTCGTCCGCGCCCGCGTTCAGCCCCTCCACCTTTTCCTGCCAGCTTCCGCGCGCGGTAAGGATCAGGATCGGCGTGGCGATGGCGCGGGCGCGCAACGCGCGCACGAGATCGATGCCGCTCATCCCCGGCAGCCCGATATCGACCACCAGCACGGTAAAGCCATCCGTCACGAAGCCCAGCGCATCCTCGCCATTGGCGAGCCATTCGCAGGTCAGCCCGTGCCGCGCCAGGTTGGCGACGACGCGCTGCGCCAGCTCGGCTTCGTCCTCGACCAGCAGGATCCGCATCGCCGCTCCCTGACAGGATATTGACAGGTTGGGAAGCTAGACCGCGCCCTCATCGAACACCGACCCGGGGGGATTGAGCGGACCATGGATGCGATCGGCCGCCTGGCATTGCCGCTGTTGTTGTGCGGGCTCGCCGCCTGCTCCGGCGGCGCGGGCGAGGAGGGGAACGCGGCGAGCGCCGAGCAGGCCAAGCCCGCCGCGGCGAAGGGCATGCTCGCGCTGGATGGCGCCGAGCTCGAACGGCTCGGCATCCGCTTCGCCGCGGTCGAGGCGGCGACGGAGCTGCCGCTGGCGACCGTTCCCGCCACATTGGCGCCGCCGCCCAACGCCCGCGTCGCCGTCGCCGCGGTGATCCCCGGCGTCGTCACGAGGACTTTGGTGGTGGAGGGGGACAGCGTGCGCCGGGGCCAGCCGCTCGCGGTGGTCGCCTCGCGCGAGATGTTCACGCTTGCCGCCGGCGTCGAGCAGGCGTCGGCGCGGGCGGCGATGGCGCGCGCCAATGATCGCCGCCTCGGCCAGCTCGCGCGCGAGGGCGTGATCGCCGGCGCGCGTGCGGACGAGGCGCGCGCCGCGCTGCGCGAGGCCGAAGCCGAACTCGACGAGCAGCAGCGCGTCGTTCGGCTGGTCAACGGCGCGCCGCACCAGGGCACCTATACCTTGACCGCGCCGATCGCCGGCAAGGTCACCAGCGCCGCGATCCAGACCGGCAGCCCGGTCGACGGCACCAGCGCCGCCTATGTGATCGACGCGACCAGCCGCTACGAAGCGACCGCGCAGCTTCCCGAACGGCTGGTCGGCCGGGTCCACCCCGGTATGGCTGTGCGGCTGGCGGGCGACGTGCGCGGCGAGGTCACCAGCGTCGGCAGCGCGATCGATCCGGCGACGCGATCGGCGACGTTGCGCGCGCGCATCCCCGCCGCGCCCGGCGTGGTTTCCGGCCGCGCCGTGCCCGTCACGATCTTCGCCCCGGCCCCCGCGGGCGCGATCACCGTGCCCGCGCACGCGGTGACCGAGGTGGATGGCACGCCCAGCGTGTTCGTGCGCGTGGCGAGCGGTGTCGCGGTGCGCGCGGTTGAACTCGGCGACCGCGCCGATGGCCGCGTCGTCATCCGATCCGGGCTGAAGGCGGGGGATCGCATCGCGATCGCCGGCGTCAGCGATCTCAAGGCGGTCGCGGGGCAGGACTGATGCTGCGCTCGCTCGTCGCCTTCTCGCTCTCCTACCGGCTCTTCGTGCTCGCGCTGACATTGGTCGTCGGCGGGCTCGGCGCCTGGGCCTATTCGACCCTGCCGGTCGATGCCTATCCCAACATCGCGCAGACGCAGGTCAAGATCATCCTCAAGGCCCCCGGCATGACCCCCGAGGAGGTCGAGACGCGGGTGATCGCGCCGATCGAACTCGAGATGCTCGGCCTGCCCAACCAGGCGATGCTGCGCTCCACCGCCAAATATGCGATCGCCGACATCACCATCGATTTCACCGACGGGACGGACATCTATTGGGCGCGCCAACAGGTCGGCGAACGCCTCGCCGGCGTCACCGGCGATCTGCCGGAGGGCGTTGAAGGCGGCATGGCGCCGATCTCCACGCCCTTGTCGGACCTGTTCATGTTCACCATCGACGGGCCGCTGTCGCTCACCGAAAAGCGCGAACTGCTCGACTGGACGATCCGCCCGGCGCTGCGCGCCGTCCCCGGCGTCGCGGATGTCAACGCGCTCGGCGGCCATGTCCGCACCTTCGAGGTGCGGCCCGATCCCGTCGCGCTCGCCGCTGCGCGCCTGTCGATCGACGATCTCAGCCAGGCGATCGAGCGCGGCAACCGCAACGACGGCGCCGGCCGGCTGGCGGCGGGGGAGGAGGCGCTGATCGTCCGCGCTGTGGGCGCGGTGAGCGACGCCGACGATATCGCGCAGATGGCGATCGTCGCGCGCGACGGCCGCGTCGTGCGGGTGGGCGATGTCGCGGGCGTCGGCACCGGCTCGCTGACCCGCTATGGCGGCGTTACCGCGCATGGCCGGGGGGAGGCGGTGCAGGGACTCGTCATCGCGCTGCGCGGCGCCGATGCGCGGCAGGTTGTCGATGGCGTCCGCGAACGGCTCGACGAGATCCGGAAGACCCTGCCCGAAGGCACCCGGCTGACGGTGTTCTACAACCGATCGGACCTGATCGAACGCGCGCTGCAAACCGTGCAGAAGGCACTGGTCGAGGCCACCGTGCTGGTGGTCGTGCTGCTGGTGCTGTTCCTGGGCGATTGGCGCGCGGCGGCGATCGTGGCCGCGACCCTGCCGATGGCGGCGCTCATCACCTTTCTGCTGATGCGCGGCGTGGGGCTCACCGCCAATCTGATGAGCCTGGGCGGCCTTGCCATCGCGATCGGCATGCTGGTGGATGGCGCGGTCGTCGTTGTCGAGAATATCGTCGATCGGCTCGGCCACGCGAAGGAGGGCGGGCCGCCGCGGCTCAACATCATGTTCCGCGCCACCGCGGAGGTGATCGTGCCGGTCTCCGCCGGCCTCGTCATCATCGCGCTCGTCTTCCTGCCCCTGCTGTCGCTGGAGGGGCTGGAGGGCAAATTGTTCGCTCCGGTCGCGCTCACCATCATGTTCGCGCTCGCCGGCGCGCTGCTGCTCGCGCTCACGCTGGTGCCGGTTCTGTCCTCCTATGGGTTGAAGAGCGGCCAGCATGGCGAGCCGTGGATCATGCGCAAGCTCGCGCCGCGCTATGCGGCGCTGCTCGGCGGCGCCTTCGCGCGGCGCAGGCTGGTCTATGCGCTCGCCGGCGTCGGGCTGGTACTCGCCGGGCTCGCCTATGGCGCGGTCGGCAAGACCTTCATGCCGACGATGGACGAAGGGTCGGTGGTGATCCAGGTCACCAAGCTGCCCACCGTCGGCCTCGATCGCTCGCTGGCGATGGCCGGCCGCATCGAACGGCAATTGATGCGTCGCGTGCCCGAGGTGACCGGCGTCATCTCGCGCACCGGCACCGACGAGATCGGCCTCGATCCGATGGGGCTCAACGAAACCGACCTGTTCGTGACGTTGAAGCCGGCCGACGAATGGCGCGGCGACCGCGATTTCGTCGTCGAGGAGATGCGCAAGGCGATCGCCGGCATGCCCGGCATCGAGCCGACCTTCACCCAGCCGATCGAGATGCGCGTCGCCGAGATGCTCACCGGCGCGCGCGGCGATCTGGCGGTGAAGATTTTCGGGCCCGACCTCGCCACCCTGTCCGACCTCGCCGGCAAGGTGCAGCAGGTGCTGCAGACGACGCGCGGTGCCGCCGAGGTGACCACCGTCGCCAACGACACGATCGACTATGTCCAGCTCGACATCGATCGCGCCGCCGCCGGCCGCGCCGGCATTCCGGTCGATACCTTCCAGGATACGTTGCGCGCGCAGCTCGAAGGGCTGCCCGCCGGCATCGTCGCCGAAGGGCAGAAGCGCGTGCCGGTGGTGATCCGCGGCAATGACGGCGTGCGCGAAGACGCCACCCGCTTCGCCGACCTGCAGGTGACGACCCCCACCGGCGAACTCGCCCGGGTCAGCGATCTCGCCCGCGTCGAGCACACCCAGGGGCCGATCCGCCTCGATCATGAAAGCGGCTCGCGCTACGCGCTGGTTCAGGCGTTCGTCTCGGGCCGCGACCTCGTCGGCTATGTCGACGAGGCGCGGGCGAAGGTCGCGGCGGAAATCCCGCTGCCCGCCGGCTACCGCCTCGTCTGGGGCGGCCAGTTCGAGAACCAGCAGCGCGCATCGGCGCGGCTGATGCTGGTGATCCCGGTGGCGCTGCTGCTGATCCTGATGGTGCTCTATGGCACGTTGCGGTCGCTGCGCGGATCGCTGCTGATCCTTGCCAACATCCCCTTCGCGGCGGTGGGCGGCATCATCGCCTTGTGGTTCACCGGCGACTATCTCTCGGTGCCCGCCGCGGTCGGATTCATCGCACTGCTCGGCATCGCGGTGCTCAACGGCCTTGTCCTCGTCGCCTATTTCCGCCAGCTGCGCGAGGAAGGGCGGCCGATGGCAGAGGTGGTGCGGGTGGGCGCCGAACGCCGGCTGCGGCCGGTGATGATGACGGCGAGCATCACCGCATTCGGGCTCGTGCCCTTGCTGTTCGCCACCGGCCCCGGCTCCGAAATCCAGCGGCCGCTGGCGATCGTGGTGATCGGCGGGCTCGTCACCTCGACCCTGCTGACGCTGGTGCTGCTGCCGATCCTCTACGAACGCTTCGGCGAAAGCCGCGCGGAGGCGGGGGCATGAACCGGGTGGTGCTGCGGCTGAGCTGTGCGGCAGGCGACGCCGATACGATCGCGGAGGTGCTGCGCGATCATCTCCGCGCGCCGGTGCATCTGCGCCGCGAGGAGGTGCTGGGGCGCGATTTCGACGATGCCGCCACCGGCGAGCGCGTCGCCGGCAGCCTCGCACGCGCCGCGATCGAGGTGGAACTGGCGGACGGGCAGGTGGCATCGGCGGTCGAGGCCGCCCGCACCGCGCGGCGGCGCCTGCCGTTCCGCTGGCGGACGACCGCGGTGCTGGACGGAGGACGGGTGGAATGAAGTTGGCCTTGCTTCTGCTGGCGGGCATCGCCGCCCCCGCGCTCGCCCAGTCGGACGGCACGAGCGATCTGCCGCCGTCCGAACTGGTCATCCGTGCGCTCGACGGCGCGCCAGGGGTCGAGGCCGCGGTCGCCCGCGTCGGCGCCGCGCGCGCAGGGGAGGATGCGCTGCGCCGCGGCCCGCATGAGATCACCGCGCAAGGCACGCTCTCGCGCCGCTCGGTCGACCATGACCGCGACTATGTCGAATATGACACCACCGTCAGCCGCGCCTTTCGCCTGCCCGGCAAGGCCGCGCTCGATCGGCGCGCCGGCGCGCTCGGCGTCGACATCGCCCAGAACCGCATGGAGGACGCGCGCCACCAGGCAGCGCTGGCATTGGCGACGTTGTGGTACGACTGGCTCGGCGCCGGCGAGCAGCACCGCAACGCGCTGGCGCTGGTCGAGACGCAGCGCGCGCTGGTCAGGGCGACCGGCCGGCGGGTGGACCTGCGCGACGCCGCGCAGCTCGATCTCGAACAGGCCAACGCCGCGCTCGCGCTCGCCGAGGCGCAGGCGGGCGACGCCGCGGCGGAGCGCGACCGCGCGCGCACCCTGCTTGCAGCGCGCTTCCCGGAACTGAGCCTGCCGGTCGAAGCGCCGCGATTGCTCGCCCCCGCTGTCCCCGCCGAGGGGTTCGACCGGCTGCAGGCGCTGATCGTCGAGCGCAGCCATGAGATCGGCGCCGCGGTGGGCACCGCCGACCGTCAGGCCATCCTCGCCCGCCGCGCCCGCGCCGACCGTATCGCCGACCCGTCGCTCGGCTTCCGCCTGTTCAGCGAACGCAGCGGTGAGGAACAGGGCGCCGGCCTTTACGCCTCGCTCCCGCTTGGCGGCGGCCACCGCCGCGCCCTCGCCAGCCAGGCCGAGGCGGAGGCCCGCGCCGCTTATGCCGAACGCATCGGCGTGGAACGCGACATCGCCGGCAACGCCGCCGCCGACGTCGCCGAAACCCGCGCCCGCCTCGCCGCCTGGCGCGCCAGCGCGCAGGCGGTCCAGAGCGCCGAGGCCAGTGCCGCGCTGTCCGGCCGCGGCCAGCAACTCGGCGCGATCGACCTGACCGACCGGCTCTATGCGGAGCGGCAGGCG
The window above is part of the Sphingomonas sanxanigenens DSM 19645 = NX02 genome. Proteins encoded here:
- a CDS encoding sensor histidine kinase translates to MTGAARHSLWLRLLVSSAVAVVVAMLLAGLFIGNLYGVHTTDRFKSELDHHLDELIAMTSRGPDGRLRVAQPLSDPLFNVGGSGLYWQVDAGRGDVARSRSLQDRALTSGAADGMWRAGGDAREPLLQRSTRVGLGNGRTAIFTIASARALIDGQIAAFRSDLTLSMIAVGLLLLGGAAALVRFGLAPVRRLGEEVDRLRHGEVDRLDPAVPAEFSPVVNRFNALLEGQASLIARARTESGNLAHNLRTPLALIIDEAEQLRLAGHVDSADFLLARCAVMQHQIDHHLARAAAAGTRGAGTLTEVAPLVEAIAEAMRRLHVVRGLSIEIALPPGLKLPCDRGDLAEILSNLIDNGCKWAASRVIVAGGPDHVEVRDDGPGVPDDMREAVMTIGTRLDPSTPGTGLGLAATGDILRFYDARLELGTAPEGGLLARARFLGED
- a CDS encoding response regulator transcription factor produces the protein MRILLVEDEAELAQRVVANLARHGLTCEWLANGEDALGFVTDGFTVLVVDIGLPGMSGIDLVRALRARAIATPILILTARGSWQEKVEGLNAGADDFIVKPVRTEELIARLHALARRAAGHSATRITAGPLALDPASSEAWLDGEALTLTASEFRLLQLLLYNAGRTLTRQTILDNLYRLDSDRDANAIEVLVGRLRRKIGRERVTTVRGLGYRLVP
- a CDS encoding efflux RND transporter periplasmic adaptor subunit encodes the protein MDAIGRLALPLLLCGLAACSGGAGEEGNAASAEQAKPAAAKGMLALDGAELERLGIRFAAVEAATELPLATVPATLAPPPNARVAVAAVIPGVVTRTLVVEGDSVRRGQPLAVVASREMFTLAAGVEQASARAAMARANDRRLGQLAREGVIAGARADEARAALREAEAELDEQQRVVRLVNGAPHQGTYTLTAPIAGKVTSAAIQTGSPVDGTSAAYVIDATSRYEATAQLPERLVGRVHPGMAVRLAGDVRGEVTSVGSAIDPATRSATLRARIPAAPGVVSGRAVPVTIFAPAPAGAITVPAHAVTEVDGTPSVFVRVASGVAVRAVELGDRADGRVVIRSGLKAGDRIAIAGVSDLKAVAGQD
- a CDS encoding efflux RND transporter permease subunit, translated to MLRSLVAFSLSYRLFVLALTLVVGGLGAWAYSTLPVDAYPNIAQTQVKIILKAPGMTPEEVETRVIAPIELEMLGLPNQAMLRSTAKYAIADITIDFTDGTDIYWARQQVGERLAGVTGDLPEGVEGGMAPISTPLSDLFMFTIDGPLSLTEKRELLDWTIRPALRAVPGVADVNALGGHVRTFEVRPDPVALAAARLSIDDLSQAIERGNRNDGAGRLAAGEEALIVRAVGAVSDADDIAQMAIVARDGRVVRVGDVAGVGTGSLTRYGGVTAHGRGEAVQGLVIALRGADARQVVDGVRERLDEIRKTLPEGTRLTVFYNRSDLIERALQTVQKALVEATVLVVVLLVLFLGDWRAAAIVAATLPMAALITFLLMRGVGLTANLMSLGGLAIAIGMLVDGAVVVVENIVDRLGHAKEGGPPRLNIMFRATAEVIVPVSAGLVIIALVFLPLLSLEGLEGKLFAPVALTIMFALAGALLLALTLVPVLSSYGLKSGQHGEPWIMRKLAPRYAALLGGAFARRRLVYALAGVGLVLAGLAYGAVGKTFMPTMDEGSVVIQVTKLPTVGLDRSLAMAGRIERQLMRRVPEVTGVISRTGTDEIGLDPMGLNETDLFVTLKPADEWRGDRDFVVEEMRKAIAGMPGIEPTFTQPIEMRVAEMLTGARGDLAVKIFGPDLATLSDLAGKVQQVLQTTRGAAEVTTVANDTIDYVQLDIDRAAAGRAGIPVDTFQDTLRAQLEGLPAGIVAEGQKRVPVVIRGNDGVREDATRFADLQVTTPTGELARVSDLARVEHTQGPIRLDHESGSRYALVQAFVSGRDLVGYVDEARAKVAAEIPLPAGYRLVWGGQFENQQRASARLMLVIPVALLLILMVLYGTLRSLRGSLLILANIPFAAVGGIIALWFTGDYLSVPAAVGFIALLGIAVLNGLVLVAYFRQLREEGRPMAEVVRVGAERRLRPVMMTASITAFGLVPLLFATGPGSEIQRPLAIVVIGGLVTSTLLTLVLLPILYERFGESRAEAGA
- a CDS encoding DUF3240 family protein codes for the protein MNRVVLRLSCAAGDADTIAEVLRDHLRAPVHLRREEVLGRDFDDAATGERVAGSLARAAIEVELADGQVASAVEAARTARRRLPFRWRTTAVLDGGRVE
- a CDS encoding TolC family protein; translation: MKLALLLLAGIAAPALAQSDGTSDLPPSELVIRALDGAPGVEAAVARVGAARAGEDALRRGPHEITAQGTLSRRSVDHDRDYVEYDTTVSRAFRLPGKAALDRRAGALGVDIAQNRMEDARHQAALALATLWYDWLGAGEQHRNALALVETQRALVRATGRRVDLRDAAQLDLEQANAALALAEAQAGDAAAERDRARTLLAARFPELSLPVEAPRLLAPAVPAEGFDRLQALIVERSHEIGAAVGTADRQAILARRARADRIADPSLGFRLFSERSGEEQGAGLYASLPLGGGHRRALASQAEAEARAAYAERIGVERDIAGNAAADVAETRARLAAWRASAQAVQSAEASAALSGRGQQLGAIDLTDRLYAERQANESRAQEITARVAAARLLAKLRIDAHTLWIE